The segment CTGGCCACCATCCCAGCCATCGTGCGGCCAGCGAGCGAGAACGAGAGCCTCGAGCTGGCGCTCATCGAGAACATCCAGCGCCAGGACCTCAACCCCATGGAGCAGGCCAGGGCGTACAAGAACCTCATCGAACGCTTCAGCCTGACGCAGGAGGAGGCTGCCGCGCGCCTCGGCAAGAAACGCTCCTCGGTGGCTAACATCTTGCGACTATTGGACTTACCAACCGACATCCAGGACGCTGTTTCACGTGGAACATTGTCCATGGGGCATGCGCGCGCCCTTCTAGCCCTGCCCGACAGAGCCGAGCAAGTGCGCCTCGCCGCGCGCATCCAGCGCGACGACCTCTCCGTGCGCCAGACTGAGCAGATCGTGAATGACCGACTCAAGCGGGCACGCTCGCACCAATCTACAACCGAGCCCAAGCCTGCCTACATCACGGACCTCGAGGGCAAACTCCGCGAAGCATTGGCCACCCGTGTCACCATCCTGCCCCACAAGCACGACGAGGGGGGACGAATCGTCGTGGACTTCTTCACGAAGGATGACTTCCAGCGCCTCCTGGAGCGCCTGCTGCCGAGGGCGGGCCGTCCGGAGGAGGCGACCGCGACTTAGAGAGGGGTGGGGGCGACGAGTGGCTAGTTCCGTAGAGGTGCCGAGTCATGATAGTTCCCGGCGAGTAGGTTACGGGTGTGGCAGAAAGCGAGGTGGCGGCACAGGGGGCAGGTTGGGTACAGAGGTAGTCTGGGGCTAGGGAGCAGTTCCTGGGCTGATGGGGGGGCATGGTGGGTGATGCATGAACGCCGGTAGTGTGGTGTAGAACCTCTGGTG is part of the Planctomycetota bacterium genome and harbors:
- a CDS encoding ParB/RepB/Spo0J family partition protein; translated protein: MKSSHLGRGLGALLGNAEELQPEPQQTLEIPVAKVRPNPNQPRHEFDQDSLGELVESVTRNGVIQPIIVRALEDGYELIAGERRWRAAQLAGLATIPAIVRPASENESLELALIENIQRQDLNPMEQARAYKNLIERFSLTQEEAAARLGKKRSSVANILRLLDLPTDIQDAVSRGTLSMGHARALLALPDRAEQVRLAARIQRDDLSVRQTEQIVNDRLKRARSHQSTTEPKPAYITDLEGKLREALATRVTILPHKHDEGGRIVVDFFTKDDFQRLLERLLPRAGRPEEATAT